A DNA window from Brassica napus cultivar Da-Ae chromosome C1, Da-Ae, whole genome shotgun sequence contains the following coding sequences:
- the LOC106444170 gene encoding COP9 signalosome complex subunit 6b, with amino-acid sequence MKIRIEAIYLKIPTLEEEEPKRINNRRGKKKKEISLETEHTSMAPSSSSGLTFKLHPLVMLNISDHLTRVKTQLNPPASSCANGNNPSTGDATLLPQDFRVYGCVIGAQKGRTVEIFNSFELLLDPTTDTLDRSFLEKKQELYQKVFPNFYILGWYSTGSEANESDMSIHKALMDINESPVYVLLNPAINHAQKDLPVTIYESEFHVIDGIPQPIFVNASYTIETVEAERISVDHVAHLKPSDGGSAATQLAAHLTGIHSAIKMLNSRIRVLHQYLGSMQKGDIPCDNSLLRQVASLLRSLPAAQSEKFKEDFLMEYNDKLLMSYLAMITNCTSNMNEVVDKFNTAYERNSRRGGRTPFI; translated from the exons ATGAAGATCCGAATTGAGGCAATTTATTTAAAGATCCCGACTTTAGAAGAGGAGGAACCAAAAAGAATTAACAATCGCcgggggaaaaaaaaaaaagaaatctctCTCGAGACAGAACACACATCAATGGCGCCTTCTTCCTCGAGCGGCCTGACCTTCAAGCTCCACCCTCTGGTGATGCTCAACATCTCCGATCACTTAACTAGGGTCAAAACTCAGCTCAATCCTCCAGCCTCTTCCTGCGCGAACGGGAATAACCCCAGCACCGGCGACGCGACGCTGCTCCCGcaggattttagggtttatgggtGCGTGATCGGCGCACAGAAAGGACGGACGGTTGagatcttcaacagcttcgaGCTTCTGTTGGATCCCACTACTGATACTCTCGACAGATCCTTCTTAGAGAAGAAGCAAGAGCTCT ACCAGAAGGTGTTTCCTAACTTCTACATATTGGGATGGTACTCTACGGGAAGCGAAGCTAATGAATCTGACATGAGTATCCACAAAGCT CTGATGGACATTAATGAATCTCCTGTTTATGTGCTTTTGAATCCGGCTATCAATCACGCTCAGAAGGATCTCCCTGTAACTATCTATGAAAGTG AGTTCCATGTCATTGATGGGATTCCTCAGCCAATTTTCGTGAATGCAAGCTACACAATCGAG ACTGTCGAAGCTGAAAGAATATCGGTGGATCATGTTGCACATCTTAAGCCATCTGATGGAGGCTCAGCAGCGACTCAAT TGGCTGCTCATCTTACTGGCATACACAGTGCCATCAAAATGCTTAATAGCAGAATCAGAGTGCTTCATCAATATCTTGGCTCAATGCAGAAAG GTGATATTCCTTGCGACAACTCATTACTGAGGCAAGTAGCTAGTCTGCTCAGAAGTCTGCCTGCCGCACAATCCGAAAAATTTAAAGAGGATTTCTTGATG GAGTACAACGACAAATTGCTGATGTCTTACCTAGCAATGATCACTAATTGTACCAG CAACATGAACGAGGTGGTGGACAAATTCAACACTGCATACGAGAGGAACAGTCGAAGAGGCGGTAGGACTCCATTCATTTAG
- the LOC106375531 gene encoding uncharacterized protein LOC106375531 isoform X1: MASSSHHNFDRSLDEAFDEAFDEYFDKAFENLCNVNGDQEAERKTRKKRVFIERNREEGHIRLWNDYFSDTPTYPENLFRRRFRMNKPLFMRIVDRLSNEVTFFRQKKDCIRRLGLSTLQKCTAAIRVLAYGSALDAVDEYLRLGSTTTRLCVENFVEAITNLFGDEYLRRPTPDDLQRLLHIGELRGFTGMIGSIDCMHWEWKNCPTAWKGQYSRGSGKPTIVLEAVASYDLWIWHAFFGPPGTLNDINVLDRSPVFDDIINGRAPQVNFSVNGNEYNLAYYLTDGIYPKWATFIQSIPIPQGPKAVFLLNVKKLPEKMSSVLSESYKLDLPLLKFRHFLGIKSRLERL; encoded by the coding sequence ATGGCATCTTCTTCACATCACAATTTCGACCGATCACTTGATGAAGCTTTTGACGAAGCTTTTGATGAATATTTCGATAAAGCTTTTGAAAATTTGTGTAATGTGAATGGagatcaagaagctgaaaggaagacaagaaaaaaacgAGTTTTTATCGAACGCAATCGTGAAGAAGGCCATATCCGGTtgtggaatgattatttcagtgacactccaacatatcctgaaaatctattccgacgacgatttagaatgaacaagccattgttcatgcGTATTGTTGATCGTCTCTCCAATGAAGTTACATTCTTTCGTCAAAAGAAGGACTGTATCAGAAGGCTTGGTCTCTCtacacttcaaaagtgtacagcaGCTATTCGTGTGTTGGCATATGGTTCTGCGCTTgatgcggtcgacgaatacctcagGCTCGGTTCAACCACTACTCGGTTATGTGTGGAAAATTTTGTGGAAGCAATAACAAATTTgttcggcgatgagtacctaagaagaccaacaccagatgatcttcaacgtcttCTTCATATTGGAGAGCTTCGTGGATTTACCGgaatgataggaagcatcgattgtatgcattgggagtggaagaattgtcccaccgcttggaaagggcaatattctcGTGGCTCGGGCAAACCCACAAttgttttagaggcggttgcttcatatgatctctggatatggcatgcgttttttggacctccaggtaccttaaatgatattaatgttcttgatcgctcacctgtttttgatgacataataaatggtCGAGCTCCGCAAGTGAATTTCTCGGTCAACGGAAACGAGTAtaatttggcttactatctcaccgatggtatttatccgaaatgggcaacttttatccaatctattccaattccacaagggccgaaagcagtttttttgctcaacgtcaagaagctgccagaaaagatgtcgagcgtgctttcggAGTCTTacaagctcgatttgccattgttaaaattCCGGCACTTTCttgggataaagtcaagattggaaagattatga
- the LOC106375539 gene encoding glycosyl hydrolase 5 family protein-like, which translates to MGRSIYLCIFLLFITWIPILSTSFPLSTKTRWIVDEKGQRVKLACVNWPAHLQPAVAEGLSKQPLDSISKKIVSMGFNCVRLTWPLDLMTNDTLARKITVKQSFESLNLFDDALGIQIHNPKILNLPIFNAFQEVVSNLGQNGLMVILDNHLTYPGWCCSDNDLDAFFGYPNFDPVIWAKGLGKMATLFRNVTNVIGMSLRNEPRGTRDYPDLWFRFMPKGAEAVHAANPEVLVILSGIDFDTNLSFLRDRFFNVSFTDKLVFEQHWYSFSHEGGAWVKHNSNDICAKIIGEVNHNGGFLLDRGFPLILSEFGTDERGVDVSGNRYMNCLVAWAAEKDLDWAVWALTGDYYLRTGTKHMVETYGVLDATWKNVRNSTYLQKLSGIQHPFRGQILFFLIRYKTIQKNLGFNLLTYIYICAGPGLQEKKLLLHPHTGLCVTNNHSANVPTLRLELCTKSEPSTFNPKEGILWINKMCVETPNVAGQKVKLGVGTKCSKLGQISATKMHLSFKTSNGLLLCLDVDERDNSIVANPCKCLTKDASCDPASQWFKVL; encoded by the exons ATGGGAAGATCTATCTATTtgtgtatcttcttattatTCATTACTTGGATTCCAATTCTATCCACAAGCTTTCCGCTCTCCACAAAAACTCGATGGATCGTGGACGAGAAAGGCCAAAGGGTTAAGCTAGCTTGTGTGAACTGGCCGGCTCATCTCCAGCCCGCTGTGGCTGAAGGGCTAAGCAAACAACCATTAGACTCCATCTCCAAGAAAATTGTCTCAATGGGATTTAACTGTGTTAGACTCACTTGGCCTCTTGATTTGATGACTAATGACACATTGGCTCGTAAAATCACGGTCAAGCAGTCTTTTGAAAGCTTGAACTTGTTTGATGATGCTCTTGGGATTCAAATTCACAATCCCAAAATCCTTAATCTTCCCATATTCAATGCATTCCAG GAAGTGGTATCGAACCTTGGACAAAACGGATTGATGGTGATACTAGACAACCACTTGACATATCCAGGCTGGTGTTGCAGCGACAACGACCTCGACGCTTTCTTCGGCTACCCTAACTTTGATCCCGTCATTTGGGCCAAGGGCTTGGGCAAGATGGCTACTCTTTTCCGCAATGTCACTAATGTCATTGGCATGAGCCTAAGGAACGAGCCACGTGGTACTAGAGATTACCCCGACCTATGGTTTAG GTTCATGCCAAAAGGAGCAGAAGCAGTGCACGCCGCAAACCCTGAAGTACTAGTTATCCTCTCCGGCATAGACTTCGACACAAACCTCTCTTTCCTCCGTGACCGCTTCTTCAACGTCAGCTTCACCGATAAACTCGTCTTCGAGCAGCATTGGTACAGCTTCTCCCACGAGGGAGGCGCGTGGGTAAAACACAACTCCAACGATATTTGCGCCAAAATCATCGGGGAAGTCAATCATAATGGAGGATTCTTGCTCGACAGAGGCTTTCCTTTGATTTTGAGTGAGTTTGGGACCGACGAGAGAGGCGTTGACGTCAGCGGAAACCGGTATATGAATTGTTTGGTGGCTTGGGCCGCTGAGAAGGATTTGGATTGGGCGGTTTGGGCATTAACCGGAGATTATTATTTGAGAACCGGTACAAAACACATGGTTGAGACTTATGGCGTTTTGGATGCTACTTGGAAAAACGTCAGAAACTCTACTTACTTGCAGAAACTCTCCGGAATTCAACATCCATTTAGAGgtcagattcttttttttttaataagatataaaactatacaaaaaaatttaggattcaatcttctaacatatatatatatatgtgcaggACCCGGTTTACAAGAGAAAAAGCTTCTTTTGCACCCACATACTGGCCTATGTGTCACCAATAACCACTCAGCCAATGTACCCACACTTCGACTTGAACTATGCACTAAATCCGAGCCATCAACCTTTAATCCCAAGGAAGGCATTCTCTGGATCAATAAAATGTGCGTTGAAACTCCAAATGTTGCTGGACAAAAGGTGAAGCTTGGAGTTGGCACTAAGTGCTCTAAGTTGGGACAAATCTCAGCTACTAAGATGCATTTGTCGTTTAAGACAAGTAATGGCTTGTTACTATGTCTTGACGTGGATGAACGTGACAACAGCATTGTCGCTAACCCTTGCAAGTGTTTGACTAAGGATGCTTCGTGTGACCCAGCGAGCCAGTGGTTCAAAGTTCTTtaa
- the LOC106375531 gene encoding uncharacterized protein LOC106375531 isoform X2, whose translation MKKLETDGSDCSSRLERNEDHMTEESSTLTTGKKAKRLFIKVCVHSMEHWESVCADFLCHENKGIAGTLVLLSSCVTLFMLLLSSCVTSFDYQSIFGSCCCTLVMYVFLCQVIYVCQVCTFL comes from the exons ATGAAGAAACTGGAGACTGATGGTTCCGATTGTTCATCAAG ACTGGAGCGTAATGAAGACCACATGACTGAAGAATCCTCCACTCTGACCACAGGAAAGAAAGCTAAACGATTGTTCATCAAG GTGTGTGTTCACAGCATGGAGCATTGGGAGTCCGTGTGTGCTGACTTCTTGTGTCACGAAAATAAGGGCATAGCTGGTACTCTTGTGTTGCTGTCTTCTTGTGTCACGTTATTTATGTTGTTGCTGTCTTCTTGTGTCACGAGTTTTGATTATCAGAGCATTTTTGGCTCTTGTTGTTGTACCCTTGTCATGTATGTCTTCTTGTGTCAAGTTATATATGTGTGTCAAGTAtgtacttttttataa
- the LOC106444136 gene encoding uncharacterized protein At4g26450, translating into MHGSRQRSFGNGYRSGSRISPERPIRGRGFYASDHHHQHRGFNRGYGRGRGRSKSFQNQLPPPPLPPPPVQRRSGGGDVFMEAGRLAAEYLVSQGVLPETALSSKGQNGNFRKFQSSKEAAAAAAPGGDRRRFVDGYNSAGSRRRSHRYDSDFDRSGSWSERSKAYEADAGDDSGSGHREEQPLAEDIASSVQRSTTSGEFMRKREGAGDSEFVLDKYSLQDEAQSKTGSSSAGKEVVHDCEISKESEGSSSLSAGSGEMKGRIGGENESQAAIEDAPVLQHCEDASIDGHCGGDESFTESGIDLATLCKFEKVPTRTRSSLTAKGPKLYLSQNNKETSHNPGLPKEDQTEKLSETQGQSSGYVNDQVEDLPLVQFVENNKCNRSNSFPNSILRESSEKEAGLDLPNMHRSHSLGKGGVKRAAEDSDLEEGAKRQRNWVPVPASETNEHFNVLKTSELQCGPEGNEKTSSFSRRLIDLGPGYAEEHQLFPASFKICDLNLGGASDGANDGKRESSQPVGFDLSMSSSSKSLDFSTSTRMSNGKEIEVIDLDNDDTPDVVKSSNNPGRKQEAGAYMGINDVPDYNEGLMMVEYLDSFGNIPAINPGISTSVPQNNDVVVQDREGNDQAPNNTDDDSIFMSLGEIPLTFLQTWDQPPARGYEKPF; encoded by the exons ATGCATGGTAGTAGGCAACGCAGTTTCGGGAATGGCTATAGATCTGGCTCTCGAATTTCACCTGAACGTCCTATCAGAGGACGTGGCTTCTATGCCTCGGACCACCACCACCAGCACCGTGGGTTTAACCGTGGATACGGACGTGGAAGAGGACGTTCTAAATCGTTCCAGAATcagcttcctcctcctcctctccctCCTCCACCTGTTCAACGCCGAAGCGGCGGCGGTGATGTTTTCATGGAGGCAGGTCGTTTAGCAGCAGAGTACTTGGTTTCTCAGGGTGTTCTACCAGAAACTGCTCTTTCCAGCAAGGGGCAGAATGGTAATTTCAGGAAGTTTCAGAGTTCTAaagaagcagcagcagcagcagctcctGGTGGAGATAGAAGGAGGTTTGTTGATGGTTATAACTCAGCTGGATCCAGAAGGAGGTCTCACCGTTACGACTCTGATTTTGACAGGAGTGGATCTTGGTCTGAGAGGAGTAAAGCTTATGAGGCCGATGCTGGTGATGACTCTGGGTCTGGCCATCGAGAGGAACAGCCACTTGCTGAAGATATTGCTAGCTCCGTTCAGAGGTCAACAACCTCCGGTGAGTTTATGAGGAAACGTGAAGGAGCTGGTGATTCCGAGTTTGTGTTGGACAAGTACAGTCTCCAGGATGAGGCACAGAGTAAGACGGGTTCCTCCAGTGCTGGGAAAGAAGTTGTACATGATTGTGAAATCTCGAAAGAGTCGGAAGGTTCTTCTAGCTTGAGTGCTGGTTCCGGGGAGATGAAGGGTAGGATTGGTGGAGAAAATGAGAGTCAGGCTGCTATCGAAGATGCACCGGTTCTTCAACATTGTGAAGATGCATCTATCGATGGCCATTGTGGTGGTGATGAATCATTTACCGAGAGTGGTATTGATTTGGCAACACTGTGTAAGTTTGAGAAGGTGCCTACGAGGACACGCTCTTCTCTGACTGCTAAAGGTCCAAAGCTTTATTTGAGTCAAAATAACAAGGAAACCTCACATAACCCTGGACTCCCAAAAGAAGATCAAACCGAAAAGCTATCAGAGACTCAAGGCCAGTCATCTGGATATGTTAACGACCAAGTTGAAGATTTGCCTCTTGTTCAATTTGTTGAGAACAATAAATGCAATAGGTCTAACTCTTTCCCCAATAGCATTCTCAGGGAAAGTAGTGAGAAAGAAGCAGGACTAGACTTGCCTAATATGCACAGATCACATTCGTTGGGGAAAGGAGGCGTGAAGCGGGCTGCTGAAGACAGTGACTTGGAGGAAGGAGCAAAAAGACAGAGAAACTGGGTCCCTGTGCCAGCTTCTGAAACCAATGAACACTTCAACGTATTGAAAACAAGCGAACTCCAATGTGGTCCTGAAGGAAATGAAAAGACAAGCTCGTTCAGCAGGAGACTGATTGACTTAGGTCCCGGGTATGCAGAAGAGCATCAGCTATTTCCTGCTTCGTTTAAGATCTGTGACCTAAACCTAGGGGGAGCATCGGATGGTGCGAATGATGGCAAAAGGGAATCTAGCCAACCTGTTGGTTTTGATCTCTCAATGAGCAGTTCTAGCAAGTCTCTTGACTTCAGTACTAGTACTCGGATGAGCAATGGTAAAGAGATAGAAGTGATTGATCTGGACAACGATGATACTCCGGATGTGGTCAAGTCCAGCAACAATCCCGGGAGAAA GCAAGAAGCTGGGGCATATATGGGCATCAATGACGTTCCAGACTACAATGAAGGGCTCATGATGGTAGAGTATCTTGATTCATTCGGAAACATTCCTGCAATAAACCCAGGAATCAGTACTAGTGTGCCACAGAATAACGATGTTGTCGTTCAAGACAGAGAG GGAAATGACCAAGCACCAAATAATACAGACGACGATTCCATATTCATGTCGCTAGGAGAAATACCTTTGA CATTTTTGCAAACTTGGGACCAACCTCCAGCTCGAGGCTACGAGAAGCCTTTCTGA